CTGATAGCCCTGATCTCGGTGCCGCTGTCGGTGGTGGTGGCCACCAAGGTCGGCAAGCGCGCCCAGCCGCAGTTCGTCGCCCAGTGGCGGAGCACCGGCGCCCTCAACGCGCACATCGAGGAGATGTACACCGGGCACGCCCTGGTGAAGGTCTTCGGTCGGCAGAAGGAGGCCGCCGAGGTCTTCGGCCGGGAGAACGAGGCGCTGTTCGCCGCCAGCTTCCGGGCCCAGTTCATCTCGGGGATCATCCAGCCCGCGATGATGCTGATCGGCAACCTCAACTACGTGCTGGTCGCCGTGGTCGGCGGCCTGCGGGTGGCCAGCGGCGCGCTGTCGATCGGCGACGTGCAGGCGTTCATCCAGTACTCCCGGCAGTTCAGCCAGCCGCTCACCCAGGTCGCCAGCATGGCCAACCTGGTGCAGTCCGGCGTGGCCTCGGCCGAGCGGGTCTTCGAGCTGCTGGACGCGCCCGAGCAGACCACCGAGCCGGCCCACCCGGAGCGCCCGGACGAGGTCCGCGGCCGGGTGGCCTTCGAGGACGTCTCCTTCCGGTACGACCCTCAGAAGCCGCTGATCGACGGCCTGTCGCTGAAGGTCGAGCCCGGCCACACGGTGGCGATCGTCGGCCCGACCGGCGCCGGCAAGACCACCATGGTCAACCTGCTGATGCGGTTCTACGAGGTCAGCGGCGGCCGGATCACCCTGGACGGGGTGGACGTGGCCGCGATGTCCCGCGAGGAACTGCGCTCCCACATCGGCATGGTGCTCCAGGACACCTGGCTGTTCGGCGGCACCATCGCCGACAACATCGCGTACGGCGCCGAGGGCGCCACCCGCGAACAGGTGGTCGAGGCGGCGCGGGCCGCGCACGTGGACCGGTTCGTCCGCACCCTGCCGGACGGCTACGACACCAGGATCGACGACGAGGGCGCCGGGGTCAGCGCGGGCGAGAAGCAGCTGATCACCATCGCCCGGGCCTTCCTCGCCCAGCCGTCCATCCTGGTCCTGGACGAGGCCACCAGCTCGGTGGACACCCGGACCGAGGTGCTGATCCAGCGGGCCATGGCCCGGCTGCGCAGCGGGCGGACCAGCTTCGTCATCGCCCACCGCCTCTCCACCATCCGGGATGCCGACGTGATCCTGGTGATGGAGAACGGCTCGATCGTCGAACAGGGCTCCCACGACGAGCTGATCGCCGCGGAGGGCGCCTACGCCCGGCTGTACCAGGCGCAGTTCGCCCAGGCGGTCGCCGAGGTCGACTGAGCCGGGGCGTACGGCAGCGAGCCAGGGCGCGTGGCAGGCCACAGGGGCGCGGGATCGATCTCCGCGCCCCTGTGGCGTTCCCGGCCGGGTCAGCGGCGGGCGAGCCGGTCGCCGTACCGCGTGCCGGCGAGGGTCGGGGTGTGGGCGGCTGTGGGCTTGCCGGCGACTGCCGGCTTGCGGGCGGCGGGGCGCTGGGCGAGCAGGGTGCCGGTCAGGGCGACCGCCATACCGAGCAGCTGGAGCGGGGTCAGCGCCTGCGCCAGGGCGGCCCAGCCGATCAGCGCGGCGGAGACCGGGCTGAGCAGGCCGAGGAAGGCCACCGAGACGGCGGGCAGCCGGCCGATGCCGCGGAACCAGAGCCAGTAGCCGACCGCGGTGTTGGCGATCGCCAGGTACGCGTAGCCGAGCAGGTTGCCGCCGGTGAGGGCGGGCGGGGCGCCCTCGACGAGGGCGGCGAGCGGGAGGAGCAGCAGGCCGCCGGCGGTCAGCTGCCAGCCGGTCATGGCCAGCGGGCCGACCCCCTCCGGGCGGCCCCAGCGCTTGGTGAGGACCGTGCCGGCGGCCATCGCGGCGGCGCCGGCCAGACCGGCGAGCAGGCCGGGTGCGTCCAGCCGGGCGGTGGCCCTGAGCACCACCAGCGCCACCCCGGTCACGCCGGTGATCCCGGCCAGCAGGGTCCGGCGGCTGATCCGCTCGCCGAGCAGCGGGAGGGCCAGGGCGGCGGCCATCAGCGGCTGCACCGCGCCGAGCACCGCGGCCACCCCGCCGGGCAGCCGGTAGGCGGCGACGAACAGCAGCGCGAAGAAGACCCCGATGTTGAGCGCGCCGAGCACGGCGGCCCGCCACCACCAGGCGCCGCGGGGCAGCACCCGGGTCACCGCCAGCAGCACCAGGCCGGCGGGCAGGGCGCGGACGGTCGCGGTCAGCAGCGGACGGTCGGCGGGGAGGAACTCGGTGGTGACGGCGTAGGTGGTGCCCCAGGCGAGCGGGGCCAGTGCGGTGAGCAGCAGGGCGCGCATGACGTTCCTTCGGGGTGAGCGGGGCTCTGGGCGGGGCTTTGGGCGGGGCCTTGGGTGAGGCGTTGTGGAGGGCGTCGGGGCTCAGGCGGCGGTGGCCAGGGCAGGTCGCCGCGCCTCGGGGCGGACGGCCTCGGCCGGCAGGCGGCGCTCCAGGCGGAGCAGCAGGCCGGCGCCGGCCAGGGTGGCGGCGGCCAGCACCAGCCAGGGCAGCCGGGTGTCGAGCGCCAGCAGGCCGGTGAGCAGGGAGGGGGCGAGGGCGGCGGAGAGCGACCAGGAGAGCTGGTAGGCGGCCAGGTAGCGGCCACGGACGGCGGCCGGGGCGGTGGCGGTGACCAGGGCGGAGGCGGCGGGGTTGTGGACGATCTCGCCGAGGGTGACCACGACCACCACGGCCAGCAGTCCGGCGGTGGTGAACCGTCCGGCCGCGGGCACCAGCAGGGCCTGGACCAGGAATCCGGCGGCGAACAGGGCGGCCCCGGTGGCGGCGGCGCGGTTGCGGGTGGCGAACCGTCGGACGGCGAGCCCGGCGGGGACGCCGAGGGCGGCGCAGAGCACGGTGTTGACGGCGAAGGCGAGGCCGGCCAGCGAGGCGGAGGCGTGCAGGACGCCGGTCACGTACACCGGGAGGAGCACCGCGAGCGAGGTGTAACCGAGGGAGATCAGCAGGTTGGCGGTGGCCAGGCCGAGGAACGGCCGGTCGCCGAGGACGGCCCGGTAGCCCGGCTGCCCGCTGCCGCGGCGGGCCGCGCCGGTGGCGCCGGTGGCGGCGGTGCCCTCGGTACCCGGACCGCCCTCGGTGGCCCCGGTGCCCTCGGTACCCGGACCGCCCTCGGTGGCCCCGGTGCCCTCGGTGGGCTCGGGGACGCGGCGGACCAGGGCGGCGGCGGCCAGGAAGCTGGCGGCGTTGAGCAGGGCGGCGACGGTGTACCCGCGGTCGCCGGCCAGCCCGACCAGCAGGGCGGCGAGCAGGCTTCCGGCGCCAAGTCCGGCGTTGGCGAGGCTGCGGCCGAGGGCGTTCACGCGCTCCAGGCCGGCGCCGGAGGTGAGTTCGCCGATCCTGGCCTGCTGGACGGCCGGGTAGCCGCGGGTGGCGACGGCGGTGACCAGGCTGACGGCGGCGAAGGCGGGCAGCGACGGGGCGAGCGGGTAGGCGGCGAAGCCGGCGGCCCGTACCAGGTGGAGGGCGATCTGCATCCGGCGGGCGCCGAACCGGTCCACGGCGGCGCCGACCAGCGGCAGCGCCGCCATCCCGACCAGGCCGGTGACGGTGAGGACCAGGCCGATGACGGCCAGCGGCAGCCCGGTGACGTGGCGGAAGAAGACCAGGCTGAACGGGACGTACATGCCGTTGCCGAGGGCGTCGATGGCCAGGGCCGTCATCAGGCTGCGTTCGCCGGGGAAGCCCGGGCTCCTTTTCGAAAGCATGTAAGTAACTTAGCACTAAGCTAATTGCCGTCAAGCCTCTTTCTGGCAAGCGATCCTGTGCCAGACTGGATCCATGACCAGCAGCGCCGACGCCGCCCCCGACCCGCACCGCGCCGCCGACCCGGTGGACGCGATCACCGCCCAGTGGCGCCAGGAACGGCCCGACCTGGCGGAGGGGCTGCACGCCATGGAGGCCTTCGGGCGGATCTACCGGCTCTCCCGCGGCATGGGCGAGCAGATGGAGCGCGCGTACGCGCCGTTCGGGATCGGGCGCGGCGAGTTCGACGTGCTGGCCACCCTGCGCCGGGCCGGCGAGCCGTTCTCCCTCTCGCCGCGTGAACTGACCGCCACCCTGATGCTGACCACCGGCGGCATGACCGGCCGCCTGGACAAGCTGGAGCGGGCCGGCCTGGTCACCCGCTCCCCCGACCCGAACGACCGCCGCGGCCTGCGGATCACCCTCACCCCCGAGGGCCGGTCCACCGTCGACGCGGCGGTGGCCGCGGGGATCGCCGTCCAGCGCCGCGCCGTCGACACCCTCGGCCCCGAGCGGGCCGCCCGGCTCAACGACCTGCTGCGGGACCTGCTGACCTCACTGGAAGACTGACCGGGCCCAGCGGAGGACACCGATCGGCCGTCCCGGGTGACCGGCCGCCCCGTACCGGGTGACCGGCCGACCCTCGCTGGAGGCCCGGCCGGGCGACCCGCTACGGTGGCCTGGTGAGTGACGACGGGTCAGCAGGGACGATGGACGCCTTCGAGGCCAACCGCCGCTACCTCGGCACCGTCGCGTACCGGCTGCTGGGCTCGTTCACCGACGCCGAGGACGTGCTCCAGGAGGCGTGGCTGCGCTGGCGCGCCGTCGACCGCTCCGAGGTGGCCGAGCCCCGCGCGTACCTCACCACCGTGGTCACCCGGCTCTGCTACGACCAGCTCGGCTCCGCCCGCGCCCGCCGCGAGAGCTACGTCGGCGAGTGGCTGCCCGAGCCGCTGATCTCCGAGGACGCCGGTCCGGACCGGTTGGCCGAGCTGGGCGAGGAGGTCTCGCTGGCCGTGCTCGCCGTGATGGAGCAGCTCACCCCGGCCGAGCGGGCCGCCTTCGTGCTGCACGACGTGTTCGCCGTCGGCTTCGACGAGATCGCCGCCACCCTCGACCGCACCCCGGACGCGGCCCGCCAGCTCGCCTCCCGGGCCCGTCGCCGGGTCCGCTCCGGCGGGCGGCGCGGCCGGGTGGACGCCGCCGAGCACCGGCAGGCGGTCACCGCCTTCGCCGCGGCCACCGCGAACGGGGACATCCAGGCCCTGCTGACCGTGCTCGACCCGGACGTGGTCTGGCACTCGGACGGCGGCGGCATCGTCTCCGCCGGCACCCGCCCGGTGCTGGGCGCCGACCGTGTCTCCCGCCTGCTCGCCGGCCTGGTCGCCAAGTGGTTCACCCCGGAGGCCACCATCCAGCCGGTGCTGGTCAACGGCGAGCCGGCGCTGGCCTGGTACCCGACCCCGGGCCGGATCGGCGGCGTGATCGCCTTCACCGTGGCCGACGGCCGGATCACCGAGGCCTTCGCCGTGGTCAACCCGGAGAAGCTCACCCACATCCTGTGACGCGGGTCACCGTCACAACCGCACCGGCTCCGTCGTCCCCCTTCTGAACGCCCCGAGCGCAGGAGGAGAAGGACATGAGCGGCAAGCACATCGTCGTGATCGGCGCCGGCTACGCGGGCCTGGCCGCGGCCACCCGGATCGGCCGCCGCGACCGGGTCACCCTGATCGCCCCGGAGACCCGGTTCCAGCACCGGGTCCGCCAGCACGAGGCCGCCGCCGGACGCCCCGAGCACCGTCCCACCATCGCCGACGTGCTGCGCGGCCGGCAGGTGACCCACCGCCAGGCCCGGGTCACCGAGCTCGACCTGGAGGCCCGCAAGCTCCACCTCGACGACGGCGGCGCCCCGATCGCCTACGACACCCTGGTGTACGCCCTGGGCAGCCGCACCGCCGGCCGGGACGTCCCCGGCGCCGCCGAGCACGCCTACTCCGCCGAACGGGCCGCCGAGCTGCGGGAGCGGATCGCCCAGGCCCCCGCCCCCGGCACCGTCGCGGTGGTCGGCGGCGGCGCCACCGGCATCGAGCTGGCCACCGAACTCGCCGAGGCCCACCCCGACTGGCAGGTCCGGATCGTCTCGGCGGACCGGGTCGGCGGCTGGTTCTCGCCCCGCGGCCGCGCCCACGTGCTCGCGGTGCTGGCCCGGCTCGGCGTCCGGGTGGACGAGCACGCCCGGGTCACCTCGGTTTCCGCGGACGGGCTGCGCACCGACACCGGCCGGATCCCGGCCGACCTGGTCGTCTGGGCCGCCTCGATGGAGCCGCACCCGCTCGCCGCCGAGGCCGGCCTGGCCGTCACCCCGGACGGCCGCGCCCGGGTCGACGGCCACCTGCGCTCGCTCTCCCACCCGGAGGTGCACGTGGTCGGCGACGCGGCCGCGGTGGAGGTCCCGGGCGTCGGCCCGCTGCGGATGGGCTGCGTCACCGCCCTGCCCATGGGCCAGTACGTCGGCCGGCTGCTGAGCGGGCGGACCACCCGGCCGTTCGACTTCCGGTTCCTCCTGCAGTGCCTCAGCCTCGGCCGCGGGGAGGCCCTGGTCCAGTTCGTCCGCCCCGACGACTCGATGCGCTCGGCCGTCCTCACCGGCGCCCTCGGCCGGCTCACCAAGGCGCTCATCGTCCGGGCCGTGATCTCCGGCCTGCGCTGAGTCCGGAGACCACAGCCCGGCGATCGACCGCCGGAACACCCCGAAGGGGCCCGGAGAACCGGGCCCCTTCGGGGTACTGCCGAGACGGAGTCACCTCGGGCGGAGCCGCCCGGGTGCCGCTACTTCTTCTCCTTCGGCGCCTCGGCGTCGGTGGACAGCGCGGCGATGAAGGCCTCCTGCGGGACCTCCACCCGGCCGACCATCTTCATCCGCTTCTTGCCCTCCTTCTGCTTCTCCAGCAGCTTCCGCTTACGCGAGATGTCACCGCCGTAGCACTTGGCGAGGACGTCCTTGCGGATGGCGCGGACGGTCTCACGGGCGATCACCCGGGAACCGATGGCGGCCTGGATCGGCACCTCGAACTGCTGGCGCGGGATCAGCTTCTGCAGCTTGCCGGCCATCATCACGCCGTAGCTGTAGGCCTTGTCCTTGTGCACGATCGCGGAGAACGCGTCCACCGCGTCGCCGTGCAGCAGGATGTCCACCTTGACCAGGTTGGCGCTCTGCTCGCCGATGGGCTCGTAGTCCAGCGAGGCGTAGCCGCGGGTCTTGGACTTCAGCTGGTCGAAGAAGTCGAAGACGATCTCGGCCAGCGGGAGGGTGTAGCGCAGCTCGACGCGGTCCTCGGAGAGGTAGTCCATGCCCTGGAGGCTGCCGCGGCGGGACTGGCAGAGCTCCATGATCGCGCCGACGAACTCGTTGGGGGCGAGGATCGTGCCGCGCACGACCGGCTCGTACACCTCGGAGATCTTGCCGGTGGGGAACTCGCTCGGGTTGGTGACGGTGTGCTCGGAGCCGTCCTCCATGACCACCCGGTAGATCACGTTCGGGGCGGTGGAGATCAGGTCGAGGTTGAACTCGCGCTCCAGGCGCTCCCGGATGATCTCCAGGTGCAGCAGGCCGAGGAAGCCACAGCGGTAGCCGAAGCCGAGCGCGACCGAGGTCTCCGGCTCGTAGACCAGCGCGGCGTCGTTGAGACGCAGCTTGTCCAGGGCGTCGCGGAGCAGCGGGTAGTCCGAGCCGTCCAGCGGGTAGAGGCCCGAGAACACCATCGGCTTCGGGTCCTTGTAGCCGCCCAGCGCCTCGGTGGCACCCTTGTGCTGCGAGGTGATGGTGTCACCGACCCGGGACTGCCGGACGTCCTTCACACCGGTGATGATGTAGCCCACCTCGCCGACGCCGAGGCCGTCGGCGACCTTCGGCTCGGGCGAGATGACGCCGATCTCCAGCAGTTCGTGGGTGGCGCCCGTGGACATCATCGCGATGCGCTCGCGCTTGGTCAGCTGACCGTCCACGACACGGACGTAGGTGACCACGCCGCGGTAGGCGTCGTACACCGAGTCGAAGATCATCGCGCGGGCGGGGGCGTCCTTGACGCCGACCGGGGCCGGGATCTTGTCGACCACGTGGTCCAGCAGGTCCTCGACGCCGAGACCGGTCTTCGCGCTGACCTTGAGCACGTCGTCCGGGTCGCAGCCGATGATGTGCGCGATCTCCGCCGCGTACTTCTCGGGCTGCGCGGCCGGCAGGTCGATCTTGTTGAGGACCGGGATGATCGTGAGGTCGTTCTCCAGCGCCAGGTACAGGTTGGCGAGGGTCTGCGCCTCGATGCCCTGGGCCGCGTCGACCACCAGGATGGTGCCCTCGCAGGCCGCCAGGGAGCGGGACACCTCGTACGTGAAGTCCACGTGGCCCGGGGTGTCGATCATGTTCAGGATGTGCGTGGTCCCGGCGTTCTCGCCGGTCCGGGGCGCCCAGGGGAGGCGGACCGCCTGCGACTTGATGGTGATGCCGCGCTCACGCTCGATGTCCATGCGGTCGAGGTACTGGGCGCGCATCTGACGCGGGTCGACCACACCGGTG
The window above is part of the Kitasatospora sp. HUAS MG31 genome. Proteins encoded here:
- a CDS encoding NAD(P)/FAD-dependent oxidoreductase yields the protein MSGKHIVVIGAGYAGLAAATRIGRRDRVTLIAPETRFQHRVRQHEAAAGRPEHRPTIADVLRGRQVTHRQARVTELDLEARKLHLDDGGAPIAYDTLVYALGSRTAGRDVPGAAEHAYSAERAAELRERIAQAPAPGTVAVVGGGATGIELATELAEAHPDWQVRIVSADRVGGWFSPRGRAHVLAVLARLGVRVDEHARVTSVSADGLRTDTGRIPADLVVWAASMEPHPLAAEAGLAVTPDGRARVDGHLRSLSHPEVHVVGDAAAVEVPGVGPLRMGCVTALPMGQYVGRLLSGRTTRPFDFRFLLQCLSLGRGEALVQFVRPDDSMRSAVLTGALGRLTKALIVRAVISGLR
- a CDS encoding EamA family transporter gives rise to the protein MRALLLTALAPLAWGTTYAVTTEFLPADRPLLTATVRALPAGLVLLAVTRVLPRGAWWWRAAVLGALNIGVFFALLFVAAYRLPGGVAAVLGAVQPLMAAALALPLLGERISRRTLLAGITGVTGVALVVLRATARLDAPGLLAGLAGAAAMAAGTVLTKRWGRPEGVGPLAMTGWQLTAGGLLLLPLAALVEGAPPALTGGNLLGYAYLAIANTAVGYWLWFRGIGRLPAVSVAFLGLLSPVSAALIGWAALAQALTPLQLLGMAVALTGTLLAQRPAARKPAVAGKPTAAHTPTLAGTRYGDRLARR
- the lepA gene encoding translation elongation factor 4 — encoded protein: MPATPSNVPEPSRTDPAVIRNFCIIAHIDHGKSTLADRMLQITGVVDPRQMRAQYLDRMDIERERGITIKSQAVRLPWAPRTGENAGTTHILNMIDTPGHVDFTYEVSRSLAACEGTILVVDAAQGIEAQTLANLYLALENDLTIIPVLNKIDLPAAQPEKYAAEIAHIIGCDPDDVLKVSAKTGLGVEDLLDHVVDKIPAPVGVKDAPARAMIFDSVYDAYRGVVTYVRVVDGQLTKRERIAMMSTGATHELLEIGVISPEPKVADGLGVGEVGYIITGVKDVRQSRVGDTITSQHKGATEALGGYKDPKPMVFSGLYPLDGSDYPLLRDALDKLRLNDAALVYEPETSVALGFGYRCGFLGLLHLEIIRERLEREFNLDLISTAPNVIYRVVMEDGSEHTVTNPSEFPTGKISEVYEPVVRGTILAPNEFVGAIMELCQSRRGSLQGMDYLSEDRVELRYTLPLAEIVFDFFDQLKSKTRGYASLDYEPIGEQSANLVKVDILLHGDAVDAFSAIVHKDKAYSYGVMMAGKLQKLIPRQQFEVPIQAAIGSRVIARETVRAIRKDVLAKCYGGDISRKRKLLEKQKEGKKRMKMVGRVEVPQEAFIAALSTDAEAPKEKK
- a CDS encoding ABC transporter ATP-binding protein, yielding MTTAKQDTGRPDPAQGPGKPSSSQEAAARRGPGGAARFMGGQGTEKALDFKGSGRRALTLLRPERGPLYGVLALGALGIGCAVVGPKVLGHATDLVFAGVLGKGAGGSMDFDAIGRVLLWALGIYLAATVFGVFQGRITAAAINRTVYRLREQVEEKLARLPLSYFDRQPRGEVLSRVTNDIDNVGQSMQQALGQVINSVLTIVGVLVMMVWISPLLALIALISVPLSVVVATKVGKRAQPQFVAQWRSTGALNAHIEEMYTGHALVKVFGRQKEAAEVFGRENEALFAASFRAQFISGIIQPAMMLIGNLNYVLVAVVGGLRVASGALSIGDVQAFIQYSRQFSQPLTQVASMANLVQSGVASAERVFELLDAPEQTTEPAHPERPDEVRGRVAFEDVSFRYDPQKPLIDGLSLKVEPGHTVAIVGPTGAGKTTMVNLLMRFYEVSGGRITLDGVDVAAMSREELRSHIGMVLQDTWLFGGTIADNIAYGAEGATREQVVEAARAAHVDRFVRTLPDGYDTRIDDEGAGVSAGEKQLITIARAFLAQPSILVLDEATSSVDTRTEVLIQRAMARLRSGRTSFVIAHRLSTIRDADVILVMENGSIVEQGSHDELIAAEGAYARLYQAQFAQAVAEVD
- a CDS encoding MFS transporter, giving the protein MLSKRSPGFPGERSLMTALAIDALGNGMYVPFSLVFFRHVTGLPLAVIGLVLTVTGLVGMAALPLVGAAVDRFGARRMQIALHLVRAAGFAAYPLAPSLPAFAAVSLVTAVATRGYPAVQQARIGELTSGAGLERVNALGRSLANAGLGAGSLLAALLVGLAGDRGYTVAALLNAASFLAAAALVRRVPEPTEGTGATEGGPGTEGTGATEGGPGTEGTAATGATGAARRGSGQPGYRAVLGDRPFLGLATANLLISLGYTSLAVLLPVYVTGVLHASASLAGLAFAVNTVLCAALGVPAGLAVRRFATRNRAAATGAALFAAGFLVQALLVPAAGRFTTAGLLAVVVVVTLGEIVHNPAASALVTATAPAAVRGRYLAAYQLSWSLSAALAPSLLTGLLALDTRLPWLVLAAATLAGAGLLLRLERRLPAEAVRPEARRPALATAA
- a CDS encoding MarR family winged helix-turn-helix transcriptional regulator, whose product is MTSSADAAPDPHRAADPVDAITAQWRQERPDLAEGLHAMEAFGRIYRLSRGMGEQMERAYAPFGIGRGEFDVLATLRRAGEPFSLSPRELTATLMLTTGGMTGRLDKLERAGLVTRSPDPNDRRGLRITLTPEGRSTVDAAVAAGIAVQRRAVDTLGPERAARLNDLLRDLLTSLED
- the sigJ gene encoding RNA polymerase sigma factor SigJ; its protein translation is MSDDGSAGTMDAFEANRRYLGTVAYRLLGSFTDAEDVLQEAWLRWRAVDRSEVAEPRAYLTTVVTRLCYDQLGSARARRESYVGEWLPEPLISEDAGPDRLAELGEEVSLAVLAVMEQLTPAERAAFVLHDVFAVGFDEIAATLDRTPDAARQLASRARRRVRSGGRRGRVDAAEHRQAVTAFAAATANGDIQALLTVLDPDVVWHSDGGGIVSAGTRPVLGADRVSRLLAGLVAKWFTPEATIQPVLVNGEPALAWYPTPGRIGGVIAFTVADGRITEAFAVVNPEKLTHIL